A part of Gossypium hirsutum isolate 1008001.06 chromosome A07, Gossypium_hirsutum_v2.1, whole genome shotgun sequence genomic DNA contains:
- the LOC107955627 gene encoding WUSCHEL-related homeobox 13, with product MIMEWEDQENQNQREILNVNVNNGGVMYVKVMTDEQLETLREQIAVYAAICEQLVEMHKNLTAQQDLAGGRLGSLYCDPLMTSAGHKITARQRWTPTPVQLQILERIFDQGTGTPSKQKIKEITSELSQHGQISETNVYNWFQNRRARSKRKQLGSSSNNAESELETEVESPNEKKTKPENLLSGQNPAPRAEDLCFQNPEITSELHFLGVMSNPTTFNGGEHLSGKMGMPGSYNIFDQAGDYGMAG from the exons atgataaTGGAATGGGAAGATCAAGAGAATCAAAACCAGAGAGAGATTTTGAATGTAAATGTGAATAATGGTGGAGTAATGTATGTCAAAGTGATGACCGATGAACAGTTGGAGACTCTCAGAGAGCAAATTGCTGTTTATGCCGCCATTTGTGAGCAGCTCGTTGAGATGCATAAGAACCTCACTGCCCAGCAAGATCTCGCAG GTGGTAGGCTGGGGAGCCTGTATTGTGACCCGTTAATGACATCTGCTGGTCACAAAATTACTGCTAGACAGCGGTGGACTCCAACTCCAGTGCAGCTTCAGATTCTGGAACGAATCTTTGATCAGGGGACTGGAACTCCAAGCAAGCAAAAGATCAAAGAGATAACCTCAGAACTGAGCCAGCATGGCCAAATTTCTGAAACAAATGTCTATAACTGGTTTCAAAATAGACGGGCTCGGTCTAAAAGGAAGCAACTGGGGTCATCATCCAACAATGCTGAATCAGAACTAGAGACAGAAGTCGAGTCACCGAATGAAAAGAAGACGAAGCCCGAGAATCTTCTCTCTGGGCAGAACCCTGCACCAAGGGCTGAAGATCTCTGTTTCCAGAACCCTGAGATAACCTCTGAACTGCATTTCTTGGGTGTAATGTCCAATCCAACTACATTCAACG GAGGTGAACATCTGTCTGGAAAAATGGGAATGCCTGGGAGCTACAACATTTTTGACCAGGCAGGTGACTACGGCATGGCAGGGTGA